A window of the Bacteroidota bacterium genome harbors these coding sequences:
- a CDS encoding HAMP domain-containing protein has protein sequence MEDNSTFRQLTGAGIHGIFFRFRKTVLIAASGVLFLILLLFYHSENTDFSGNKAVDQKVKDSFLEAFHNEYKTLENYHSNLIKKISLKGINAFTTDESRNKSNSAFFSLDGRFVAGFSLLSQLDKEQFLKLKKERSLILLNSLRADLALSSEINFQGSRYILVSVTLLDKFYSLKNQYDDPDNFFTSFEKKTGTTVSITGSGGKNILQLTSPDGRALAEVALENSDSSRIKSSVSLTVIRIILFVASMLLLFHACYLFITGAKSKFKTGSETMKPGYSFPGLLFTFVVVLSLRIFLLNFDAGILLGLKDFDNPANYSSPFGFGVAGSPVNLLITSFLGTIFTATLLSAAVRNNRKQSNKASILAIKAVISIFLSVLLMRGFAAVQRSIVYDSSLRYFLGDSILPGKDAILMNISILMASFTLISLTVMFIASAINSLHLSLNRLKFASKRTILLPVLKVIAVVVSILPGLLYFAVFEKEMILPLPALLISLLLLVAVYFVLEKQNALVSAFIVIALISSTSSIILLSKFNEDLEKDSLKKIALEINRPTDTFMRFLVQQSLSVVLRMNVSPQDNEATLTGMAFRVWSGSILNGEVYPCKISIYKGATQKDIFSPFGIPSLNEFNDAPDTSLTDIAIRDSSVSEGKLITGAIPFAESDSTKYFAVVTILKRDFHVPGAGIPLFMRPETNPVNDIIDLRRMSIFKFVNDTPIGSFGAVQIPDKEIVKIRDKYKSGRVEELYRTTISGQEASIFYLLSNQGEVNSLTVLILKDKDPVRILFNFFKLFFLHSLFILLLLFVVAMVRFRKIYELFFRFRFQLTVSFMIMSAIPILALALFNRDNQASVDEKNRYFALKSRAEKVKQIVQTLEPGSTTLNLTGIPSSIYRDGKLFFISPNEAKAPFIPGYLQLPATSPGLVPVEDFFLTQHFDRYKYFSFSHSWLNNGKIYTVLVNDISDRDEQSLTLLEFDVFLFGVYSLAIILTSILATFISGRISSPLLKLTKATNSVALGNFDYDISSGNKGEIGELIRGFRYMTDELKKNQDEIALLEREAAWKEMAKQVAHEVKNPLTPMKLSVQHLLSAYKDGAPNLPELTEKILVSILKQIEILNQTASEFSRFAKMPGFQPHPVNISSLILEIKDLYTGSPLRFEFRSELENAFILGDESYFKRSMINLTKNAIQAGASSVTVKLIQIENEYELTVLDNGKGITEETASKIFEINFTTKVTGTGLGLKLTRRFVESVGGSIELLKSDEGTLFKMKFPVFKEKHD, from the coding sequence TTGGAGGATAACTCAACTTTCCGTCAATTAACCGGTGCCGGAATTCATGGTATCTTTTTCAGATTCCGGAAGACAGTATTAATTGCTGCTTCCGGAGTCCTTTTTTTAATACTTCTTCTTTTTTATCACTCCGAAAACACAGACTTCTCCGGCAATAAAGCTGTCGACCAAAAAGTTAAAGATTCATTTCTTGAAGCCTTTCACAATGAATACAAAACACTGGAGAATTACCACAGCAACCTGATTAAAAAAATTTCGCTGAAAGGCATAAATGCCTTCACAACTGATGAAAGCCGGAATAAATCCAACTCTGCATTTTTTTCTTTGGATGGCAGGTTTGTCGCAGGATTCTCTCTCCTCTCTCAACTTGACAAGGAACAATTTCTTAAGTTAAAAAAAGAGAGATCCCTCATCCTCTTAAATTCCTTAAGGGCTGACCTGGCGTTATCATCCGAAATAAATTTTCAGGGATCGCGTTACATTCTGGTTTCTGTCACATTACTCGACAAATTTTATTCTCTCAAGAATCAGTACGATGATCCGGATAATTTCTTCACAAGTTTTGAAAAGAAAACAGGAACAACCGTTTCGATCACAGGTTCCGGGGGTAAAAATATTCTTCAGCTTACATCACCAGATGGAAGAGCGCTGGCTGAAGTTGCGCTTGAAAATTCTGATTCGAGCCGCATTAAATCATCCGTGTCCCTGACAGTAATCAGAATAATTCTTTTTGTGGCTTCAATGCTTCTACTGTTTCATGCCTGTTATCTCTTTATTACAGGAGCGAAAAGTAAATTCAAAACCGGCTCGGAGACCATGAAACCGGGATATTCATTTCCCGGATTGCTTTTCACATTTGTTGTTGTTTTGTCTCTAAGAATATTTCTCCTGAACTTCGATGCCGGAATTCTGCTCGGGCTCAAAGATTTTGACAACCCAGCAAACTATTCATCTCCTTTTGGTTTTGGTGTCGCAGGTTCTCCAGTTAATCTTCTGATCACTTCATTTTTAGGGACAATTTTTACCGCCACACTCCTTTCTGCTGCGGTTCGAAACAACAGGAAACAAAGTAACAAAGCGTCTATACTGGCAATAAAGGCAGTTATATCAATATTCCTTTCAGTTCTCCTCATGAGAGGATTCGCCGCAGTTCAGCGAAGCATTGTATATGACAGCTCCCTTCGCTACTTTCTGGGTGACTCGATTCTGCCGGGAAAAGATGCTATACTCATGAACATCAGTATTCTGATGGCATCTTTTACTCTCATTTCTCTGACTGTAATGTTCATTGCTTCAGCGATAAATTCCCTTCATCTGTCACTTAACAGATTGAAATTCGCATCAAAGCGTACCATTCTTTTGCCGGTACTCAAGGTAATTGCAGTTGTTGTTTCTATTCTCCCCGGACTGCTTTATTTTGCGGTGTTCGAAAAGGAGATGATCCTGCCACTCCCGGCGCTTCTTATTTCCCTGCTGTTGCTGGTTGCAGTCTATTTTGTCCTCGAAAAACAAAACGCTCTGGTATCCGCTTTTATTGTCATCGCATTGATATCCTCCACCTCCTCCATAATTTTATTGAGCAAGTTCAACGAAGACCTTGAAAAGGATTCACTGAAGAAAATTGCGTTGGAGATCAACAGACCCACTGACACTTTTATGCGATTTTTAGTACAGCAATCCCTTTCCGTTGTCTTGCGAATGAATGTATCACCTCAAGACAATGAGGCAACCCTGACGGGAATGGCTTTTAGAGTCTGGTCGGGCAGCATTCTAAATGGCGAAGTGTACCCGTGCAAAATCTCAATCTATAAGGGAGCCACACAAAAAGATATTTTCTCTCCCTTCGGAATTCCCTCACTCAACGAATTTAATGACGCACCGGATACTTCCCTGACAGATATTGCCATTCGGGACTCATCTGTAAGCGAAGGAAAACTGATTACGGGCGCCATTCCTTTCGCAGAAAGCGATTCCACAAAATATTTTGCCGTCGTAACAATATTGAAACGGGATTTCCATGTACCGGGTGCCGGAATCCCCCTCTTTATGCGTCCTGAAACCAATCCTGTAAATGATATCATCGATCTGAGGCGCATGTCAATTTTCAAATTCGTGAACGATACCCCGATCGGAAGTTTTGGAGCTGTGCAAATCCCGGACAAAGAAATAGTAAAAATCAGGGACAAATATAAATCCGGAAGAGTCGAGGAACTTTACCGGACAACCATCTCCGGACAGGAAGCGAGCATCTTTTATTTGCTCTCAAATCAGGGGGAAGTCAACAGTCTCACAGTGTTGATACTTAAGGATAAAGACCCTGTAAGAATTCTCTTCAATTTCTTTAAATTGTTCTTTCTTCACTCACTTTTTATCCTACTGCTTTTGTTTGTCGTCGCGATGGTGAGATTCAGGAAGATTTACGAACTTTTCTTCAGGTTCAGATTTCAGTTGACAGTCAGCTTTATGATTATGTCGGCAATTCCAATTTTAGCTCTCGCCCTGTTTAACCGGGATAATCAGGCTTCTGTTGATGAAAAAAACAGATATTTCGCACTGAAATCAAGAGCTGAAAAAGTTAAACAGATCGTGCAAACCCTTGAACCCGGCAGTACAACTCTTAACCTGACGGGCATCCCCTCCTCCATTTACAGAGACGGGAAATTATTTTTTATATCTCCCAATGAGGCGAAAGCACCGTTCATCCCCGGATATCTGCAGTTACCGGCAACCTCCCCGGGACTGGTTCCTGTCGAGGACTTTTTCCTCACACAGCACTTTGACAGATACAAATATTTCTCATTTTCCCACTCCTGGCTAAATAACGGGAAGATTTATACCGTTCTTGTGAACGATATCTCAGACAGAGACGAACAGTCACTTACTCTCCTTGAATTTGATGTTTTTCTCTTTGGAGTTTACTCCCTCGCAATCATTCTGACCTCCATTCTTGCTACTTTCATTTCGGGAAGAATTTCCTCTCCCCTTTTGAAACTGACGAAAGCCACCAATTCTGTTGCCTTGGGAAATTTTGATTATGACATTTCCTCAGGTAATAAAGGTGAAATTGGCGAGTTGATCAGGGGATTTCGCTATATGACTGATGAATTGAAAAAAAATCAGGATGAAATAGCACTCCTCGAGCGGGAAGCTGCCTGGAAGGAGATGGCAAAGCAGGTTGCACATGAAGTAAAAAATCCCCTCACGCCTATGAAATTGAGCGTGCAGCACTTGCTTTCTGCCTATAAGGATGGTGCACCAAATCTGCCCGAACTCACAGAAAAAATTCTGGTTTCCATTCTCAAACAGATAGAAATACTCAACCAGACGGCATCCGAGTTTTCGCGTTTCGCAAAAATGCCCGGTTTTCAACCGCATCCGGTAAATATTTCCTCGCTTATTCTGGAAATAAAAGATCTGTACACAGGCTCTCCGTTAAGATTTGAATTTCGAAGTGAACTCGAGAATGCCTTTATCCTGGGTGACGAATCATACTTCAAAAGATCAATGATTAACCTGACTAAAAATGCGATCCAGGCAGGAGCTTCCTCAGTTACGGTCAAGCTGATTCAAATCGAAAACGAATATGAATTGACTGTTCTGGATAACGGAAAAGGTATCACCGAAGAAACAGCTTCCAAAATTTTTGAGATCAATTTTACCACAAAAGTAACAGGCACCGGACTGGGACTAAAACTGACCCGTAGGTTTGTGGAATCAGTCGGTGGATCAATCGAACTCCTGAAAAGTGATGAAGGTACCCTTTTCAAGATGAAATTCCCCGTTTTTAAGGAGAAACATGATTGA
- a CDS encoding DUF4783 domain-containing protein: MKTLTQSLILLTLLTFGLGAQVYNFDNNKAGQKFPNPQGVLQEIESGINKGDASLFTKYLSENSYINLPNGVSGYFSSNQSFYILKDFFKTFVPVSFSFTETGNSRNPVATGRLKFDQNGKRDSATVYIALSFEGNSWRITQLSVN; this comes from the coding sequence ATGAAAACTCTAACTCAATCCTTAATTCTTCTGACGCTCCTGACCTTCGGGTTGGGAGCTCAGGTTTATAACTTCGACAACAATAAAGCCGGGCAGAAGTTTCCAAACCCGCAAGGAGTCCTGCAGGAGATCGAATCCGGTATCAATAAAGGCGATGCATCACTCTTCACAAAATATTTATCCGAGAATTCCTACATAAATCTTCCAAATGGCGTTTCAGGCTATTTTAGCAGCAACCAATCTTTTTATATTTTGAAAGACTTTTTTAAAACTTTTGTTCCTGTTTCCTTTTCATTCACTGAAACAGGTAACAGCAGAAACCCCGTGGCTACGGGAAGGTTGAAATTCGATCAAAATGGAAAGAGAGATAGTGCTACTGTTTATATCGCCTTGTCGTTTGAAGGTAACTCTTGGAGGATAACTCAACTTTCCGTCAATTAA